Proteins from one Thermosipho japonicus genomic window:
- a CDS encoding GGDEF domain-containing response regulator has translation MNKKVLIVDDSKLWREFLRSIIEGFGCTVKVASDGLEAINKFFEFMPEIVITDYIMPNMNGVHLTRFIRSYPQFKNVGIVILTAENESINPFWAKESGANLFLQKTLDKEKIIEKLKKFCERGYTIEWSMEFYKVKKEPYGELVDLLEERLRNEIIISEVFGLLQYIEDEEYLLNKFFNIVVSFFDPRSIHVLLITLAEGRIYSCSKNNEKFSLDNVKEKLFENLKKPVTPSKWKYVGNFSKDGRSLNNIKSFVLEHNGIEQGVILFENVEKDNDFKKYLNVALEPLGLVSKILNDFSDFKIKVEIDNLTQVFNKQFIISKLNELLKMHRRQNLPLSVVMIDIDDFKKINDTYGHVKGDEVLKQFAKLIKEGLRESDYLGRYGGEEFLVIFPATSCFDAKKVMERILDKVNKYNWKEELGIEKVTFSAGVCCDLSKTVLGLINMADEKLYRAKRNGKNQVVGGE, from the coding sequence AAGGTTTTGGGTGTACAGTAAAAGTTGCAAGTGATGGTTTGGAAGCTATAAATAAATTTTTTGAATTTATGCCTGAAATAGTTATAACCGACTATATTATGCCTAATATGAATGGAGTACATTTGACTAGGTTTATAAGATCATATCCTCAATTTAAAAATGTTGGAATAGTTATTTTAACTGCTGAAAATGAGTCTATAAACCCATTTTGGGCAAAAGAAAGTGGTGCAAATTTATTTTTGCAAAAGACTTTAGATAAGGAGAAAATTATTGAAAAACTAAAAAAATTTTGTGAAAGAGGTTATACGATAGAATGGTCTATGGAATTTTATAAAGTTAAAAAAGAACCATATGGAGAGTTAGTAGATCTTCTTGAAGAAAGGCTTCGAAATGAAATTATTATTTCGGAAGTTTTTGGTTTGCTTCAGTATATCGAAGATGAAGAGTATCTTTTGAACAAATTCTTTAATATAGTTGTTAGTTTTTTTGATCCAAGGTCAATTCATGTTCTTTTAATAACTTTAGCTGAAGGGCGAATATATAGCTGTTCAAAAAATAATGAAAAATTTTCTCTTGATAATGTTAAAGAAAAACTTTTCGAAAATTTGAAAAAACCAGTAACTCCATCAAAATGGAAGTATGTTGGCAATTTTTCAAAAGATGGGAGGTCACTAAATAACATAAAAAGTTTTGTTTTGGAACATAATGGTATTGAGCAAGGAGTAATTTTGTTTGAAAATGTCGAAAAGGATAATGATTTCAAAAAATATTTAAATGTTGCATTAGAACCTTTAGGATTAGTTTCAAAAATTTTGAATGATTTTTCAGATTTTAAAATTAAAGTTGAAATTGATAATTTAACACAAGTGTTTAATAAACAGTTTATTATTTCAAAATTGAATGAACTTTTGAAAATGCATAGAAGGCAAAATTTACCGCTTTCGGTTGTAATGATTGATATAGACGATTTTAAGAAAATAAATGATACTTATGGGCATGTAAAAGGAGATGAAGTTTTAAAACAATTTGCAAAATTGATCAAAGAAGGACTCCGTGAAAGCGATTATTTGGGAAGATATGGTGGGGAAGAATTTTTAGTTATATTTCCTGCAACAAGCTGCTTTGATGCAAAAAAGGTTATGGAAAGAATTTTGGATAAAGTTAACAAGTACAACTGGAAAGAAGAACTTGGAATAGAAAAAGTTACATTTAGTGCAGGTGTTTGTTGTGACCTTTCAAAAACAGTACTTGGTCTAATAAATATGGCTGATGAAAAACTTTATAGAGCAAAGAGAAATGGTAAAAATCAAGTAGTCGGAGGTGAGTAG